One Desulfonatronum sp. SC1 DNA segment encodes these proteins:
- a CDS encoding STT3 domain-containing protein, producing the protein MIDGPSSAPFSAPSSASSPGLAPQPSRRLLLLLTILASILAFAVCLNLRLMEAPAWNSEWFQVQGEPLMSTHDAYYFLAGAQGTGRPHPDHEGFFRLTRFFQAVTGMSLNQLGFWLPVFLAPLVVFPLAFLAWREGAPEAVLPMGILAGGSMGFLIRTRLGYYDHDMLSLLLPVLIAVGLLVFLDRGLPSRSDPESERPEPGMAGLIAGCLGLGLLGWGYLRFYASGLPILAGIVGMGLVLTLVLGRDMRQRVLLGSVLGAVYVLAVNLPFGLVILGLMGLVFGPLSRHFEKRGPLGIAVVGIVALVLIGAEIHLLFFEVMRQLGKYAPLLGEGNQTAADLAWPSVMQSVREARLLSPFFMAERSGGTWWIFAAGVVGYVYLCWHRPLYLIFLPLMALALGSVKLGARFTMYGGVPAGLGLGIGLALLLRNLGLRQRVGALVLSAFGLVAAALIWAQAEGLSPQPVMSRAYAETLQELRDVAAKNARVWLWWDYGYATQYYARRASFGDGALNSRNYLFPLALVHSTDSPMQAAQMIKLVTSSQMEHWRGAGSPGSDDGEIPWRLYLQQPLVDWRDIPADEAQAIVDDLAEVRRAWPDDLPEQLFLLSWGNLNLAHWITTFGNWDLRTGQGQGGRMQRVSADVQFDLETGFIVPAQGEPIPLDGFLHVEGKLSREQQWGNDSGRFAVYNDSLKQLLLMDRTLYKSMLVQMLLADPEEFAEHFELVVDRFPWTRVYRVR; encoded by the coding sequence ATGATTGACGGCCCATCTTCCGCGCCTTTTTCCGCGCCATCCTCGGCATCTTCCCCTGGCCTTGCCCCTCAACCATCCCGGCGCCTCTTGCTCCTCCTCACGATTTTGGCCTCGATTTTGGCTTTTGCCGTCTGCCTGAACCTGCGTCTGATGGAAGCCCCTGCCTGGAACAGCGAGTGGTTTCAGGTCCAGGGCGAGCCGCTGATGTCCACCCACGATGCCTATTATTTTCTGGCTGGGGCCCAGGGAACGGGGCGGCCGCACCCGGACCACGAAGGCTTTTTCCGGTTGACCCGGTTTTTCCAAGCAGTCACTGGAATGTCTCTGAATCAACTGGGGTTCTGGCTGCCGGTGTTTCTCGCTCCGCTGGTGGTCTTTCCCCTGGCCTTTCTAGCTTGGCGGGAGGGAGCGCCTGAGGCCGTCCTGCCCATGGGCATCCTGGCCGGGGGGAGCATGGGATTTTTGATCCGCACTCGGCTGGGATATTATGACCATGACATGCTCTCCCTGTTGCTGCCCGTACTTATTGCCGTTGGGCTGCTGGTTTTTTTGGATCGCGGGCTGCCGAGCCGTTCCGATCCGGAGAGCGAGAGACCGGAACCGGGCATGGCCGGTCTGATCGCGGGGTGTCTTGGCCTGGGGCTTCTGGGCTGGGGATACCTGCGTTTCTATGCCTCCGGCCTGCCGATCCTGGCGGGGATCGTGGGCATGGGGCTTGTTCTGACGCTGGTCCTGGGACGGGATATGCGGCAACGAGTTCTGTTGGGATCGGTCCTGGGCGCGGTGTATGTTTTGGCCGTGAACCTGCCCTTTGGTCTGGTGATTCTCGGGCTAATGGGGCTGGTTTTCGGCCCCCTGTCCAGACACTTTGAGAAAAGAGGGCCGCTGGGTATCGCGGTTGTCGGGATTGTCGCCTTGGTGCTGATCGGCGCGGAAATCCACCTTCTTTTTTTCGAGGTCATGCGACAGCTAGGGAAATACGCCCCCCTGCTCGGTGAAGGCAATCAGACCGCCGCTGATCTGGCCTGGCCGTCGGTGATGCAAAGCGTTCGCGAGGCCCGTCTGCTTTCGCCGTTTTTCATGGCTGAGCGCTCCGGAGGGACGTGGTGGATTTTCGCTGCCGGGGTGGTCGGCTATGTCTATCTTTGTTGGCACAGGCCCTTGTACCTGATTTTTTTGCCGTTAATGGCTCTGGCCCTCGGCTCGGTCAAGCTGGGGGCCCGGTTCACCATGTACGGGGGGGTGCCCGCGGGGCTGGGGCTGGGAATCGGATTGGCCCTGTTGTTGCGCAACCTGGGGCTGCGCCAACGTGTCGGGGCGCTGGTGCTCAGCGCCTTCGGGCTTGTGGCCGCGGCCCTGATTTGGGCCCAGGCCGAGGGTTTGTCTCCCCAACCGGTCATGTCCCGGGCCTATGCCGAGACCCTCCAGGAGCTGCGCGACGTGGCCGCAAAGAACGCCAGGGTCTGGCTGTGGTGGGACTACGGCTATGCGACGCAATACTATGCCCGGCGGGCCTCTTTTGGCGACGGTGCGCTGAATTCCCGGAACTACCTGTTTCCCTTGGCCTTGGTCCATTCCACGGATTCGCCCATGCAGGCCGCGCAGATGATCAAGCTGGTCACCAGCTCCCAAATGGAGCATTGGCGCGGGGCCGGCTCGCCGGGGTCTGACGATGGCGAGATTCCTTGGCGGCTCTATCTTCAGCAGCCCCTGGTCGATTGGCGAGACATTCCAGCCGATGAGGCGCAAGCAATTGTTGACGACTTGGCCGAGGTCCGCCGCGCTTGGCCGGATGATCTCCCGGAACAGCTCTTCCTGCTTTCCTGGGGCAACCTGAATCTTGCGCATTGGATCACCACCTTCGGCAACTGGGACCTGCGCACGGGGCAGGGGCAGGGCGGAAGGATGCAGCGAGTGTCCGCTGATGTGCAATTCGACCTGGAAACCGGTTTTATCGTTCCGGCGCAAGGGGAACCGATCCCGCTGGACGGGTTTCTCCATGTCGAGGGAAAGCTGTCGAGAGAACAGCAGTGGGGAAACGACAGTGGTCGTTTTGCCGTGTATAACGACTCCCTGAAGCAGTTACTGCTGATGGACAGGACCCTGTACAAGTCCATGCTGGTCCAGATGCTCCTGGCCGACCCCGAGGAGTTCGCGGAGCACTTTGAGCTGGTGGTGGACCGTTTTCCCTGGACCAGGGTCTACCGGGTCCGGTGA
- a CDS encoding pilus assembly protein: MKKTICSILFLACLFCATSVHAAVSDMPLFLVAGAEPNVLFNLSIETPVGGAAYPDHADAATGCTGRWASGGNTYGVCYFPTQEYIGLFDPKKCYTYGDEYFIPAGSTNASHQCSGLFSGNFLNWATMTANDAFVWTMTGGDRVQDTESITVVQRARKYNNDSWFPHKLVNSTRNVAPSTIMPWNVTNVYVNNTDTGTGDTFLPRVTFGTTRAGTNLGLGTYNVRVQVCDSTLGLETNCQRYGSHYKPEGLIQRNAKRMRFAVTSYILDNSTSRHGGVLRSNMKFVGPVLPDGTDNTKKEYGTDGILINDPEGLAGTGGVSHSGIINYINMHSRYGYKNHDPISELYYESLRYLQNLAPTPEYFNITNNNQKGAFPVITDWEDPYINWCQRCFIVGVNDANPWYDKRLPGTFFTSQNFGNISLNAGSQDWGEPSNAGDYPINVREWTNKVGEIQGINNTYRKIGCTANNCDWNASNEKLIPGLGEVAGTYPYGPKQNSYYIAGLAFYANTQDMRPDLPNKQTVSTFMIDTQEFQANPLVGEMNMLWLVGKYGGFIDKNDNGIPDLVEEWDTVGDGEPDNYVLATNPAKLVEGLSASFLDVIRRTSSGASIATNTTRLGTETLIYQAKFNSDDWSGQIVAYQVNPDGSVGDVVWDTDDTGTFPPNHSARKIYTWNGTSGIEFTEDKWSSLHADQREDLQAGGSEAEGKQRLNWLRGDVSLERKNNGPFRNRSVLLGDIVNSDPNFVGTANFGYERLPVDVPGQDSYLAFREWSRDNRRKMLYVGANDGMLHAFDAETGQEQFAFIPKDVFPRLASLTDPDYTHKYYVDGSPFVGDAYIDGQWRTILVGTTGAGGRSVFALDVTNPDLFDETKVLWEFTHADLGYTIGQPVIARMQTGDWAVIFGNGFGMNLSAKLFIVNASTRALIKMIDTQAGGDNGLATPALLPDAYRTIDYAYAGDLKGNLWKFDLSHKSSIAQWKSAYPKTGSTPAPLFTARNAAGQVQPITAPMEIIRRGADHIILFGTGKYFEVGDHIVGNDPPIQSFYGILDNGSRITNFDRNDADFLLVEQEIIHEGIEEFETPDAETVSWPVRVVTDNPVDYTDKRGWYLDLVSPKLGLQGERVVSAALARSGRIIFTTLIPSEDPCEFGGTSWLMELDSQTGGRLSYSVFDLNSDGQFNQADYVTIVIDGKEVSVPVSGLQSSVGIIKTPAIISAVDVEYKFFGGSSGDIESIKEKGSEVSGRQSWRQLR, translated from the coding sequence ATGAAAAAAACCATTTGTTCCATATTGTTTCTGGCCTGTTTATTTTGCGCGACATCCGTACATGCGGCGGTGTCCGACATGCCCTTGTTCCTTGTAGCCGGAGCCGAACCCAATGTGCTTTTCAACCTGTCCATTGAAACACCCGTGGGCGGGGCCGCATATCCAGATCACGCGGATGCCGCGACAGGGTGTACCGGACGCTGGGCATCCGGAGGCAACACCTACGGCGTGTGCTATTTCCCGACGCAGGAATACATCGGCCTTTTTGATCCGAAAAAGTGCTACACGTACGGTGACGAGTACTTCATCCCCGCCGGGAGTACCAATGCCAGCCACCAATGCAGCGGGTTGTTCAGCGGCAATTTCCTGAACTGGGCGACCATGACCGCCAACGATGCTTTTGTCTGGACCATGACCGGAGGAGATCGCGTTCAGGATACCGAGAGCATTACAGTGGTGCAGCGCGCCCGCAAGTACAACAATGATTCCTGGTTCCCGCACAAGCTGGTCAACTCCACCCGGAATGTGGCACCTTCTACAATCATGCCCTGGAATGTGACCAATGTCTACGTCAACAATACGGATACCGGTACGGGAGATACTTTTCTGCCCAGGGTCACCTTCGGCACGACCAGGGCCGGCACCAACCTTGGCCTGGGCACATACAATGTCAGGGTCCAGGTCTGCGACTCCACCCTGGGACTGGAAACCAACTGCCAGAGATACGGCAGCCATTACAAACCCGAAGGCTTGATCCAGCGCAACGCCAAGAGAATGCGTTTCGCCGTGACCAGTTATATTCTGGACAACAGCACCAGCAGGCATGGCGGCGTGCTGCGCTCCAACATGAAGTTTGTCGGGCCGGTCCTGCCGGACGGGACGGACAACACGAAAAAGGAGTACGGAACAGACGGCATTCTCATCAACGATCCCGAAGGGCTTGCCGGCACCGGAGGAGTCAGCCACAGCGGGATAATAAACTACATCAACATGCACAGCCGCTACGGCTACAAGAATCACGACCCCATCAGCGAACTCTATTATGAAAGCCTGCGTTACCTGCAGAATCTTGCTCCAACGCCGGAGTATTTCAATATAACGAACAACAATCAAAAGGGCGCGTTTCCCGTGATCACCGACTGGGAGGACCCGTACATCAACTGGTGCCAGCGATGCTTCATCGTCGGGGTCAATGACGCCAACCCGTGGTACGACAAGAGACTGCCGGGGACGTTTTTCACGAGCCAGAATTTCGGCAATATTTCCTTGAACGCCGGATCTCAGGACTGGGGTGAACCAAGCAATGCCGGCGATTATCCGATCAATGTGCGGGAATGGACCAACAAGGTCGGTGAAATCCAGGGCATCAACAACACCTATAGAAAAATCGGCTGCACCGCGAACAACTGTGACTGGAATGCAAGTAATGAAAAACTCATCCCTGGCCTGGGAGAGGTGGCCGGCACCTATCCTTATGGCCCCAAGCAAAACTCCTACTATATCGCCGGTCTCGCCTTTTACGCCAACACTCAGGACATGAGGCCGGATTTGCCGAACAAGCAAACCGTGTCGACGTTCATGATCGACACCCAGGAGTTCCAGGCCAACCCCCTTGTCGGAGAGATGAATATGCTTTGGCTGGTGGGCAAGTACGGGGGGTTCATCGACAAGAACGACAACGGTATTCCTGATCTGGTTGAAGAGTGGGACACCGTGGGCGACGGCGAGCCGGACAACTATGTTCTGGCCACCAATCCCGCGAAGCTGGTGGAGGGGCTCTCCGCTTCCTTTCTGGATGTCATCCGGCGCACCTCCTCAGGGGCTTCAATTGCCACCAACACCACCCGCCTGGGCACGGAAACCCTGATCTACCAGGCCAAGTTCAACAGTGACGACTGGAGCGGCCAGATCGTAGCCTACCAGGTGAATCCGGACGGCTCCGTGGGCGATGTGGTTTGGGATACCGACGATACAGGAACGTTCCCCCCCAACCATTCAGCCCGAAAGATCTACACCTGGAACGGAACCTCCGGTATTGAATTTACGGAAGACAAATGGTCCAGCCTGCATGCTGATCAACGGGAAGATCTCCAAGCCGGTGGGAGTGAGGCCGAAGGCAAGCAACGCCTGAACTGGTTACGCGGTGACGTCAGCCTTGAAAGAAAAAACAACGGGCCATTTCGCAACCGTTCCGTGCTTCTTGGGGATATTGTCAACTCGGATCCGAATTTTGTCGGAACGGCGAATTTCGGATATGAACGACTGCCCGTGGATGTTCCCGGACAAGACTCATATCTCGCGTTCCGGGAGTGGTCCAGGGATAATCGCCGCAAGATGCTCTATGTCGGTGCCAACGACGGCATGCTGCACGCGTTTGACGCGGAAACAGGCCAAGAGCAGTTCGCCTTTATTCCCAAGGACGTTTTTCCCAGGCTGGCCAGCTTGACTGACCCCGACTATACCCACAAATATTATGTGGACGGCTCCCCTTTTGTCGGGGATGCCTACATTGACGGACAATGGAGGACCATCCTGGTCGGCACCACGGGCGCCGGAGGCCGGTCCGTTTTTGCCCTGGACGTGACCAACCCGGACCTCTTTGACGAAACTAAGGTCCTCTGGGAATTCACCCATGCCGATTTGGGGTACACCATTGGCCAGCCCGTTATCGCCCGGATGCAGACTGGGGACTGGGCCGTGATCTTCGGCAACGGCTTCGGAATGAATCTGAGCGCCAAGCTGTTTATCGTGAACGCCTCAACTCGGGCCTTGATCAAAATGATCGACACACAGGCAGGCGGTGACAACGGCTTGGCCACTCCGGCCCTGCTGCCGGATGCTTACCGTACTATTGATTATGCCTATGCCGGAGACCTCAAAGGCAACCTTTGGAAGTTTGATTTATCCCATAAATCATCAATTGCTCAATGGAAATCAGCGTATCCCAAAACGGGTTCTACACCCGCTCCGCTTTTCACTGCGCGCAACGCCGCGGGCCAGGTGCAACCCATCACGGCGCCCATGGAAATCATCCGGCGCGGTGCTGATCACATCATATTGTTCGGCACGGGCAAGTATTTCGAGGTGGGGGACCACATCGTGGGAAATGATCCCCCCATTCAGAGCTTCTACGGCATTCTTGACAATGGTTCGAGGATCACGAACTTCGACAGGAATGATGCCGACTTCCTCCTGGTGGAACAAGAGATCATCCATGAAGGGATCGAGGAGTTCGAAACGCCGGATGCCGAAACCGTTTCCTGGCCCGTGCGGGTAGTGACGGACAACCCTGTAGACTATACCGATAAACGGGGCTGGTATCTCGACTTGGTCTCTCCGAAGCTCGGCCTGCAGGGAGAGCGGGTGGTCAGTGCGGCCTTGGCCCGTTCCGGGCGGATTATCTTCACGACCCTGATTCCGTCGGAGGATCCCTGTGAATTTGGCGGGACCAGTTGGCTGATGGAACTGGACAGCCAAACAGGTGGGCGCTTGAGTTATTCAGTTTTTGATTTGAATTCCGATGGTCAGTTCAACCAGGCCGATTACGTGACCATCGTCATAGACGGAAAAGAAGTAAGCGTTCCGGTCAGTGGCTTGCAGTCTTCAGTTGGCATTATCAAAACACCGGCAATTATTTCAGCTGTTGACGTGGAGTATAAATTTTTCGGCGGATCAAGTGGAGATATTGAATCAATAAAGGAAAAAGGGAGTGAAGTGTCAGGAAGACAATCCTGGCGACAGTTACGATAG
- a CDS encoding GspH/FimT family pseudopilin: MAGKASGLSIIEVLVVVAIISIIAAMGIPSLQYFVHRTRISTTADEFVSTLSFARSEAIKRGHRVTVCKSADGEDCTENGDWEQGWIVFLDPANPDDFEDSGLILRYHGALAKGMTMTGDNDSGNKTNVSDYVSYVAGGATQLSQDGTIRLCGWNRGVNFDVAVSGRVRMERVSCP, translated from the coding sequence ATGGCTGGAAAAGCATCCGGACTAAGCATCATTGAGGTGTTGGTGGTTGTGGCGATTATCTCCATCATCGCGGCAATGGGCATCCCCTCTTTGCAATACTTTGTGCACAGAACTCGGATTTCGACTACTGCCGACGAATTCGTGAGCACCCTGAGCTTTGCCCGGAGCGAAGCCATCAAGCGCGGGCATAGGGTCACGGTGTGCAAAAGCGCCGACGGTGAAGACTGCACCGAAAACGGCGACTGGGAGCAAGGCTGGATCGTATTCCTTGATCCGGCCAACCCTGACGATTTCGAAGATTCCGGCCTGATTCTCAGGTACCACGGGGCCTTGGCCAAGGGTATGACAATGACCGGCGACAATGACAGCGGGAATAAAACGAATGTCAGCGACTATGTTTCCTACGTGGCCGGAGGAGCGACGCAACTGTCCCAGGACGGAACAATCAGGCTGTGCGGTTGGAATCGCGGCGTGAACTTCGATGTTGCCGTGTCGGGCAGGGTCCGCATGGAGAGGGTTTCCTGCCCGTGA
- a CDS encoding MraY family glycosyltransferase, translating into MTTILATFLLALLLGLILTPLAGWFGRAVGAVDRPGGRRVHDGTIPRAGGLAIFIAVSLALLAAWAWGTDVSRLIIPDRSLLGLLAGALIALGLGLYDDLFRLNAWRKLPVQILAASAAYAGGIALEKFALFGMTIFFDPVTSYILTVFWFLLFMNALNLMDGLDGLVGGIVFFASLVMIVLAIPREDYLTALFFAALAGSVLGFLRSNFHPASIFLGDAGTYFLGYAIAGFGLITSVKSHVGAAILIPILAMGLPLLDTLLAAVRRFVQGSGVFQPDSDHIHHRLLQMGLGTRKAVLLLYGLTATLCILAIILVNLRDERSGVFLVLIGAGAFLFAGRLGYMETLRLRCIPGWNETILRRKDDMAPGRSTALNEMLKKLENARNLNTLHRNAETAMHAFGFEGRLVVSLDDAQQVISSEPADKINRLLLRIPLLNGQGGRLGILILSKDPRNRSMTGSSLADAELLRRSATIALNRLTATTTTSALP; encoded by the coding sequence TTTGGACGGGCAGTGGGGGCGGTGGACCGACCCGGCGGGCGCAGGGTGCATGACGGGACCATTCCCCGGGCCGGAGGGCTGGCGATTTTTATCGCCGTTTCACTGGCCCTGCTCGCTGCCTGGGCCTGGGGCACGGATGTCTCCAGGCTGATAATCCCGGATCGGTCTCTGCTCGGCCTGCTGGCCGGGGCGTTGATCGCCCTGGGGTTGGGACTTTATGACGACCTCTTCCGGTTGAATGCCTGGAGAAAGCTCCCGGTCCAGATTCTGGCGGCCTCGGCGGCCTATGCCGGGGGCATCGCTCTGGAAAAGTTTGCGTTGTTCGGCATGACTATCTTCTTCGACCCGGTCACCTCGTACATCTTGACCGTGTTCTGGTTCCTGCTGTTCATGAACGCCCTGAACCTGATGGACGGGCTGGACGGGCTGGTGGGAGGGATTGTTTTTTTCGCGTCCCTGGTGATGATCGTGCTGGCCATTCCGCGGGAGGATTATCTCACGGCCCTGTTTTTCGCGGCCCTGGCTGGTTCGGTGCTGGGCTTTCTGCGTTCCAATTTCCACCCGGCCTCGATCTTCCTGGGGGATGCCGGCACGTATTTTTTGGGCTATGCCATCGCCGGTTTCGGACTGATCACCTCGGTCAAGAGCCATGTGGGTGCCGCGATCCTGATCCCGATCCTGGCAATGGGCCTGCCGCTGCTGGACACCCTGTTGGCCGCAGTGCGCCGCTTCGTGCAGGGTAGCGGCGTTTTCCAGCCGGACAGCGACCATATCCACCACCGACTGCTTCAAATGGGCCTGGGTACGCGTAAGGCCGTCCTGCTGCTCTACGGCCTGACCGCGACGCTCTGCATTCTGGCCATTATCCTGGTAAACCTCCGTGACGAGCGCAGCGGCGTATTCCTGGTCCTGATTGGGGCCGGGGCCTTTCTGTTCGCCGGACGGCTGGGCTACATGGAAACCTTGCGGTTGCGCTGCATCCCAGGCTGGAACGAAACCATTCTCCGACGCAAGGACGACATGGCTCCAGGCCGAAGCACGGCATTGAACGAAATGCTTAAGAAACTGGAAAACGCCCGGAACCTGAACACGCTGCACCGGAATGCAGAAACGGCGATGCATGCGTTTGGCTTCGAGGGCCGCCTCGTCGTGTCCCTTGATGACGCGCAACAAGTCATATCTTCCGAGCCTGCCGACAAAATCAACCGCCTGCTGCTCCGAATTCCCTTGCTCAATGGCCAAGGGGGCCGCTTGGGAATCCTGATTCTGTCCAAAGACCCGCGAAACCGCTCCATGACCGGCTCATCCCTGGCCGATGCCGAACTGTTGCGCCGATCAGCAACAATAGCCCTTAACCGCCTGACAGCCACCACAACGACGTCTGCTCTCCCCTGA
- a CDS encoding type IV pilin protein, whose amino-acid sequence MLKINGFSLVEVIVVVAILGILAAIAIPSYTKYVTNARRADGKTALTVAAQAMERYFINNYTFENAIIGDNTVNTRYTVQETSDSGYYTLSFSQSTNATAFTIRATAQGKQASDTQCQVMEINQLGQKTPANCW is encoded by the coding sequence ATGTTGAAAATAAATGGTTTTTCTCTCGTCGAGGTTATTGTTGTTGTTGCAATTCTTGGCATTTTGGCGGCCATCGCCATACCAAGCTACACAAAATACGTTACCAACGCCCGCCGAGCGGATGGAAAAACTGCATTGACAGTAGCTGCCCAGGCCATGGAGCGGTATTTTATCAACAACTATACATTTGAAAATGCTATAATCGGAGATAATACAGTCAACACAAGATACACCGTTCAAGAAACATCAGACAGTGGTTATTACACCCTGAGTTTTTCACAGTCCACCAATGCCACTGCCTTCACCATCCGGGCTACGGCCCAGGGCAAGCAAGCCAGCGACACTCAATGCCAGGTCATGGAAATCAATCAACTGGGACAAAAAACACCTGCCAACTGTTGGTAA
- the pilV gene encoding type IV pilus modification protein PilV, giving the protein MDNGHDPLLSAPPRQRTPRGFSLLEVLVGLLILAIGLLGLAALQVRSLQHNNDAYFRSQATLMSYDIIDRMRANRPNASQYVIDFGEGPAVNLPDTVKTDLEQWKDALATVFPGSGGDGAIEMNDLVVTVRIAWKESGDAPLQEFATQSEL; this is encoded by the coding sequence ATGGACAATGGACACGATCCTCTTCTTTCGGCCCCTCCGAGGCAGAGAACCCCTCGCGGTTTTTCCCTGCTTGAGGTCCTGGTCGGCCTGCTCATCCTGGCGATAGGTCTGCTGGGTTTGGCCGCATTGCAGGTCAGATCGCTGCAGCATAATAACGACGCCTACTTCCGCTCCCAGGCAACACTGATGTCCTATGACATTATCGACAGGATGCGGGCCAATCGCCCCAATGCCTCCCAGTATGTCATCGATTTCGGGGAGGGGCCGGCCGTGAATCTGCCGGACACGGTCAAGACGGACCTGGAGCAGTGGAAGGACGCCCTGGCCACGGTCTTCCCGGGATCCGGCGGAGATGGTGCTATAGAAATGAACGATTTAGTGGTCACCGTGAGGATCGCCTGGAAGGAGTCCGGCGATGCACCCCTGCAGGAATTTGCAACCCAGTCCGAGCTGTGA
- a CDS encoding PilW family protein: MNDTVHKQRGLTIVEALVTMVILMIVLGGVYQIFQSVTLTYRMQAGLSRVQENGRFALDFITRDVRQAGYRGCVSSGPLTNTLNNATDWAYDFNVGVFGYDDVGTSVSDLENLPTRAGSDVIVVRTMAGDSVQLVQNKESANLTVEVTSDEPKACDGAQRVSGLCEGDILLISDCVKSRVFQISSFQKIPAGLRIVHGVSGDPGNMPEYASWGGASAPDNERFGPDSEIMKVATLIYHVRDNFALYRKEGTAAAQPLVEGVETMQVLYGEDTDGDGIVNEYVVADEVGDWERVRSIQIGLLMRTMEEIRGMDPHTKPYDVLETEFGPYNDRHIRRVFTTTIGLRNRLK; encoded by the coding sequence ATGAACGACACCGTGCATAAACAGAGGGGGCTGACCATAGTCGAGGCCTTGGTGACCATGGTCATCCTGATGATCGTCCTGGGCGGCGTATATCAGATCTTTCAAAGCGTCACCCTGACCTACCGGATGCAGGCAGGCCTCTCCCGGGTGCAGGAGAACGGGCGTTTCGCCCTGGACTTCATCACCAGGGACGTACGGCAGGCGGGATATCGCGGCTGCGTTTCCTCCGGCCCCCTGACCAACACCCTCAACAATGCAACAGATTGGGCGTATGATTTCAATGTGGGAGTGTTCGGGTATGACGATGTGGGGACGTCGGTTTCCGATCTCGAGAACTTGCCGACTCGCGCCGGGTCTGATGTCATTGTCGTTCGCACCATGGCTGGTGATTCCGTACAGTTAGTCCAGAATAAGGAGTCAGCAAACTTAACCGTGGAAGTCACCTCTGATGAACCTAAGGCTTGTGATGGCGCACAGCGAGTCAGTGGTCTTTGCGAGGGAGATATCCTTTTGATTTCCGATTGCGTCAAATCACGAGTTTTTCAAATATCTAGTTTTCAAAAAATACCAGCGGGTTTGCGTATTGTGCATGGTGTATCAGGCGACCCGGGGAACATGCCTGAGTATGCTTCCTGGGGCGGGGCCAGCGCACCCGATAATGAGCGCTTCGGTCCGGACTCCGAGATAATGAAAGTGGCGACCTTGATTTATCATGTGCGGGACAATTTTGCCCTGTATCGAAAAGAGGGGACAGCAGCCGCGCAACCCCTTGTCGAGGGGGTGGAGACCATGCAGGTTCTGTATGGCGAGGATACGGACGGTGACGGGATCGTGAACGAGTATGTCGTTGCCGACGAAGTCGGTGACTGGGAAAGGGTGCGCAGCATCCAGATCGGCCTGCTGATGCGGACCATGGAGGAAATTCGGGGTATGGATCCGCACACGAAGCCCTATGACGTCTTAGAAACAGAATTTGGCCCTTACAACGATCGGCATATCCGGCGTGTTTTTACAACCACGATCGGCCTGCGCAACAGACTGAAATAG
- a CDS encoding PilX N-terminal domain-containing pilus assembly protein yields MRRKPPPEIASSSTEQGSTLVLALVILLVLTLIGVAGMNSTSQQEKMAGNLRDKDLAFQAAEAALREAEQFLQVASLPAFEGTDGLHQPDRTLWLHPATWAANSTVSVEYDVGVQGVALQPRTIIEELEPVQLDGESVKFGEMPDIAMFRATARGVGGTAGAEVILQTIIRR; encoded by the coding sequence ATGCGACGCAAACCTCCTCCTGAAATCGCAAGCTCGAGCACCGAACAAGGCTCGACCCTGGTTCTGGCCCTGGTCATTCTTCTGGTGCTGACTCTCATCGGTGTTGCCGGGATGAATTCCACGTCCCAGCAGGAAAAGATGGCCGGGAACCTGCGGGACAAGGACCTCGCGTTCCAGGCCGCCGAGGCGGCGTTGCGCGAAGCCGAGCAGTTTCTCCAGGTCGCGTCCTTGCCGGCTTTCGAGGGGACCGACGGTCTTCATCAGCCCGACAGGACCCTGTGGCTGCATCCAGCCACCTGGGCCGCTAACAGCACTGTTTCCGTGGAGTATGACGTGGGGGTCCAGGGAGTTGCGCTACAGCCCAGGACGATCATCGAGGAACTGGAGCCTGTTCAACTGGACGGGGAAAGCGTCAAATTCGGGGAAATGCCGGATATCGCCATGTTCCGGGCGACAGCCAGAGGGGTTGGCGGCACGGCTGGCGCAGAGGTGATCCTTCAGACAATAATCAGGCGCTGA